A single Perognathus longimembris pacificus isolate PPM17 chromosome 17, ASM2315922v1, whole genome shotgun sequence DNA region contains:
- the LOC125365617 gene encoding LOW QUALITY PROTEIN: myb/SANT-like DNA-binding domain-containing protein 3 (The sequence of the model RefSeq protein was modified relative to this genomic sequence to represent the inferred CDS: inserted 2 bases in 1 codon) — MQNNEIIKPAKYFSELEKSILLALVEKYKYVLECKKSDARTIALKQRTWQALAHEYNSQXKQLKKCWENIKARTKKIMAHERREKVKRSVSPLLSSHVLGKEKISTMLPEQLNFLQSPPEEEPKYHPDTPAQESFAVSNRELCDDEKEFIHFPVCEGTSQPEPSCSAVRITANKNYRSKTSQEGALKKMHEEEHHQQMSILQLQLIQMNEVHVAKIQQIERECEMAEEEHRIKMEVLNKKKMYWERKLQTFTKEWPVSSFNRPFPNSP; from the exons ATGCAAAACAACGAAATTATAAAGCCTGCCAAATACTTCTCGGAGTTGGAAAAGAGCATCTTGCTTGCTTTAGTAGAAAAGTACAAATATGTGCTGGAGTGTAAGAAAAGCGATGCCCGAACTATTGCCCTCAAACAACGTACCTGGCAGGCGCTTGCCCATGAATACAACTCCCA CAAACAGCTAAAGAAGTGCTGGGAGAACATCAAGGCTAGGACCAAAAAAATTATGGCtcatgagaggagagagaaagtgaaaCGGAGTGTGAGCCCACTGCTCAGCAGCCACGTTCTGGGGAAGGAGAAGATCAGCACCATGCTGCCTGAGCAACTGAACTTCCTACAGAGCCCGCCGGAGGAGGAGCCCAAGTACCACCCTGACACCCCAGCCCAAGAATCATTTGCTGTTTCAAATAGAGAACTGTGCGATGATGAGAAAGAGTTCATACATTTTCCAGTATGTGAGGGGACTTCTCAACCTGAACCCTCGTGTTCAGCTGTCAGAATAACAGCCAATAAAAACTACAGGAGCAAAACCTCTCAGGAAGGTGCTTTAAAAAAGATGCATGAGGAAGAACACCATCAACAAATGTCCATCTTACAACTGCAGCTGATACAAATGAATGAGGTACATGTGGCCAAAATCCAGCAGATAGAGCGAGAATGTGAGATGGCAGAGGAAGAGCATAGGATAAAAATGGAAGTTCTCAATAAAAAGAAGATGTATTGGGAAAGAAAACTACAGACTTTTACCAAGGAATGGCCTGTTTCTTCATTTAACCGGCCCTTTCCCAATTCACCCTAA